AGTGCACGCCGGTGATGAGTGCGAGCGCAGTGAGACCGGCGAAGAGGCAGATGGCGATGGATCCCATGAGCACTAGCGTCGCCTGCGCATTGCGCACCTTGGGCGTGCGGAACGCGGGCACACCGTTGGAGACGGCTTCGACACCCGTCAGGGCGGAGCATCCGCTGGAGAATGCGCGAAGCACCAAGAGGATGACGGCGGCCTGGCTGAGATCCTCGGAATGCACGGCGAACTCGGCGCTCGACGCCACTGGAGCGTTCCCGAGGAACGTCTGGACGAGACCGGTGACGATCATGAAACCGACGGAGGCGATGAACACGTAGGTGGGGATCGCGAACACCGTGGATGCCTCACGGACGCCCCGCAGGTTGACGATGATGATCAGGATGACGAAGCCGACGGCCAGCTCGACGCGCCAGGCGTTCAAGCCGGGCACAGCCGAGATGATGTTGTCGACCCCGGATGCCACGGACACCGCGACTGTGAGCACGTAGTCGACCAGCAGCGCTGCCGCGACCACCACACCGGGAATCTCGCCGAGATTCTTCGACGCGACCTCGTAGTCGCCGCCGCCGGACGGATACGCCTTGATGAGCTGCCGATAGCTGAGCACGACGACGATCAGCAGCACGACGACTGCTGCGGCGACCAGCGGGGTGAACGAAAGGAAGGTCAGCCCGCCGATCAAGAGGATCATCACGAGTTCCTGGGGCGCATAGGCCACCGAGCTCAGTGCGTCCGATGCGAAGATCGGCAGCGCCATCCGCTTGGGCAGCAGCTGATCGTCGACCTGCTTCGAGGTGAGCGGGTCGCCGAGGAGGATGCGTTTGGCGAGCGGTGGGGCGTCCGGGAGCGCGCGGGTTTCTTCTGTCACGAGGCGTGACATTACGCCGATTCGCGGCATCCTCACGGGATCCTTACGAAATCCCTACGGGTGCCGGCATCCCCCATACGGAATCCTCATGCCCGCGGCATCCGCCCACAGCGAAACGCACAGCGCGTTCTGATCACGCTCACGTAACGTCGATCTCATGACGACCATTCAGGTCAGCGAAGACGATATCCGCCAGACGCGCGAGCTCCGTGACGAATTCCAGAAGTTCCTGCGCGAGTACGAGTTCGGGATGCGTGAAGTCGAGACGAAGATCTCGATCCTGCGGGACGAGTTCCTGCACGATCACCGCGTACAACCCGATCGAGCATGTGAAGAGCCGCATCAAGACGCCGGACAGCATCGTCGAGAAGATCGCCCGCAAGGGGATCGAAGAGCCCGACTTCGAGCGCATCCGCGAGGAGATCACCGACATCGCAGGCGTCCGAGTCACCTGCAGCTTCGTCGCCGACGTGTACCAGCTGTTCGACCTGCTCACGCAGCAGGACGACATCACGGTGCGAGCCGTCAAGGACTACATCAAGAACCCCAAGCCCAACGGCTACAAGAGCCTCCACGTCATCATCGAGGTGCCGGTGTTCCTGTCGACCGGGCCGCTCCTGGTGCCCGTCGAGGTGCAGTTCCGCACGATAGCGATGGACTTCTGGGCGAGCCTCGAGCACAAGATCTACTACAAGTTCTCCAACCAGGTGCCCTCGCATCTCGTCGAGAGCCTGTCGGACGCGGCGGATGCCGCCGCGGAGCTCGACTCGCGCATGGAGCGACTGCACCGCGAGGCGCACGGCGTGCCACAGCGTCAGCTGGATCCGCCGCCCCCGCCGCGCATCGTCGAGGTGTGAGCCGGCAGAGGCTCAGCTCGAGGGTCAGGGGGCGGCAGCGCAGATCTCGCTGCGGATGAGATGACTGGTCGAAGCCCGCGTCGCCTGCTGGAACTCTTCGAGCGCGGCGTCGTCGACGCCGGAGACGCCGCCGACGAGTTCCAGCACCGGGCAGGGATCGATCTGAGCATCCACCACGACAGTCGTGACCACCTCGTACCCATCGCCGGGCACGTACTCCTGCTCTTCCTGGTACGAGCGCAACCCGTTGATCATGCTCAGCGCCAGCGCGCGATCGATGATGCCGTCGCTTTCACCCGACCACGGCATCTCGATCGTGATGCTCGCTCCGTCTGCGGGAGCATCGCCGGGGGTGTCGAACCCTTCGGAGAACTCGACGATCAGCCACTTCACACTGACGGTGCTGGGGACATCGAACTCCAGCGCATGCTCCAGCGCGGCGTCGAGCACGTCAACGTCGCTCCGGGAATCCAGCTCCACCGCAAGATCGCCGCTGCCTTGGAAGGGCAGGTCGTTGCTCATCGAGCCGCTCGCCTGGAGCACCCCCGGAGTGGCCGCCATGTGCTCGACGAAGAGTTCCTCCGCCCAGGAACCCGCATCGATGTTCCCGCATCCGGCCAGCACGACAGCGACTCCCGCCGCGCCGGCGACGGCGAGGGGTGTGCGCCGTTTCCGCACGCTCAGCCCAGGAACTCGCGCACCGCCGTCGCCATCGCGGTGACCCCGACCTCGATGGTCGGATGGATCTCCGGCGCGAACAGCGGCGAGTGGTTGGTGGGGATGTCGTGGGCGACCGAGCCGCCTGCGACCGCCGCCGCGAACGTCGCCGGGTCGACACCGCCCCAGAACCAGAAGACCAGAGGCGCGCCGGCATCACGCGCGAACCATGAGACGTCCTCGCTGCCGGTGATCATCCCTGGGTCGATCACAGCGGCTTCGCCGAGGACGCGCTGGAACGCGGTCGTGACCCGCGCGACGGCATCCTCGTCGTTGATCGTGGGCGGCAGCGTGTGGTCGGTGCGGATCTCGGGCTCGCGCTCGGCGCCGGATGCGAGGGCCTCAGCCCGGACGATCCGCTCCACGCTCGCGAGCACGGTCGCGCGGGCCTCGTCGTTCGGGTAGCGCAGGCTGAGCTCGAGCGTCGCCTCGGCGGGGATGATGTTGTTCTTCAGGCCGGCGTGGATCGAGCCGACCGTGACGACCGCCACGTCCTGCGGGTCGGTCTCGCGAGAGGCGATCGTCTGCAGGCGCATCACGGTGGCAGCGGCCATCACCACCGGGTCGACGGTCGTGTGCGGTCTTGATCCGTGCCCGCCGCGGCCGTGCAGAGTGACGGTGAGGCCGTCGGATGCTGCCATCTGCGTGCCGCTGCGGACGCCGATGATGCCTGCGGCGAAGGGGGTCACGTGCTGGCCGAGCACGATGTCGGGCTTCGGATAGCGATCGAGGATGCCGGCGTCCAGCATCGCCCTGGCGCCGGCGCCGTACTCCTCGGCCGGCTGGATGATGACGACGAGTGTTCCCGACCATTCCGCCCGGTCGGCGACGAGCCGCTCGACAGCGCCGATCATTGCGGTGACATGCATATCGTGTCCGCAGGCGTGCATCACAGGGACGGTGTGGCCGGCAGGGTCGACGCCGGTCGCTGTGCTGGCGTACGCCAGTCCGGTCTGCTCTTCTACGGGGAGAGCGTCCATGTCTGCGCGCGCCCAGATCGTAGGGCCATCGCCGTTGCGCAGCAGTCCGACGACGCCGGTGATGCCGACACCCTCTTCGACCTCGAGCCCGAGATCACGCAGGTGTCCGGCGGCGATGCCGGCCGTCCGGGTCTCCTGGAACGAGAGCTCGGGATGCTGATGGAGGTCGATGTACAACGCTTCGAGATCGATGCTCATGGCCCGAGCCTACTGTCAGACCTCGCGGACGTACGTCTCCAATTCAGGCGGTTGCCGCAGCACGGCGCCCACGATCGCGCGGATCGCGAACTCGCTGGCTTCGCCGAGTCCGACGATCTCGGGATGCAGCAACCACTGCAGCTGCAGGCCGTCCATGACGGCGAGGATGCTGGCCGATGCTGCCGCAATCGTGTCGGGCTCTGTCACGCCCTCCTGCGCGCACAGCTCACGGAACGCCTCTGACACCTCGCGGCGGAGAGTCGTGTAGCGCTCCTCGAAGAAGCCGCGTGCGGGGTGGTCATCGGTCACGGACTCGTTGGAGAGCACGGTGTACGCCTGCACGATGCCGGGGCGCAGCTCGTTCGCGAACGCCGTGCGCACCAGGTGCAGGAACAGCTCGGGCCCGCCGGGGATGTGCTTCTCGTCGAGCTCGGCGACGTCCGCCTGATCGCGGTAGGCGAGCACCTCGAGCAGCAGCTTCTGCTTCGAGCCGAAGTGGTGGAGCACACCGGCGTGCGTCATCCCGACCTGCTCGGCGACGTCGGCGAGCGTGCCGTTCGTCGACCCCTTGTTGCCGAAGATCTCGACCGCTGCTTCCAGGATGTCGGTGCGCTTCTGCCTGGTGGCAGGGCGCGTGCGCGTCGAATTCTCTGTTGCCACGGCATCCCCCTCTGAGGTGAGTGTAACGGTCCGGCATCGCGTACTTGCAAGCTTACTTACTTGTCGGTAACCTCGCTTCAGTTTACTTTCTCATGAGTAAGCTAAAGCGTCACACCGACGCGAGCCACACCCGCACAATGACCCGTGTCCAAGGAGAAGCAATGAAGCTCAGCAGATCTCTGATCGCGATCAGCGCGATCGCGACCCTCAGCATCGGCGTGCTCGCCGGGTGCTCGCCGGCCTCGAATGACGGCGGCGGGGATTCCGGCTCATCGGCCGCCGCACTCACGATCGCCAAGCCCGACGGCGCGATCACCACCGAGTCGCACAACCCGTATCTCGGAGACTCGTCCGCGTCGAAGTACGGCTACGCCAAGGTCATCTTCGAGCCGCTCGCGCTCGTCAACCCCACCGGCGACCTCGCCACCACCCCATGGCTCGCTGAGTCTGTCGAGTGGAACGACGACTACACCGAGCTCACCGTCGTCCCACGAAGCGGCGTCAACTGGAGCGACGGCGAGCCGTTCACCGGCGAAGACATCGTGTTCACGTTCGATCAGTTCCTGAACGGCAAGCTCACCGACGCCCAGGGCCTGAACTACCAGGGCGCAACGGTCGACGGCGACAAGATCACCCTGAAGTTCGGCGACTCCAAGTACACCGCCCAGGCGCGCGTGCTGCACACCCCGATCGTGCCGAAGCACATCTGGGAGAGCATCGAAGACCCCAACACCGACCCGCTGACCGAAGAGGGTCTCGCCGTCGGTACCGGACCCTACGCGCTCTCGAGCTGGACGACCGAATCGGTCACCCTGACGGCGAACGACGACTACTGGGGCGGTGAGCTGGCAGTTCCAGAGCTGCACTACGTCTCCTACGGTGACAACGCAGCCCTTACAACGGCGCTCGCGTCCGGTGAGGCCGATTGGGCCCAGGCATTCATCCCGCAGATCGAGGACAGCTACCTCTCCGCCGACGAGGACAACCAGTTCCTGGTATCGCCCACGGCCGGCGCGGGAACGCTGTTCTTCAACCTGCAGACCAAGCCCTTCAACAATCCGGCACTCCGAGAGGCGCTGGCCTGGACGATCGACCGCGAGGCATATGTCGACATCGCCCGTGAGGGCGCGAGCGAACCGGTCTGGAACGTGACCGGCCTCGGCACTCTTCTCGAAGACGAGATCCTCCCCGAGTACCAGGAAGAGAACTACTCCGTCGACGTCGACAAGGCCAAGCAGATCCTCACCGACGCCGGCTACACGTGGAAGAGCGACAAGCTCATCGACCCCGATGGCGAGGCGGTCTCGTTCTCGATCTCCGTCCCCGCCGGATGGAGCGACTGGAACACCGAGCAGGCGCTCATCGCCGAAGAGCTGGATGAGGCCCTCGGCATCGAGGTCAAGGTCGACCAGCCCGACTGGGGCGGCTGGGACGCCGCCCGCCAGGAGGGCACCTTCCAGGCGATCATCCACTGGCTCGAAGACACCGGCAATGTCTACGGCCTGTACACCTCGACCATGGACCCGAAGTGGATCGTCGACGACAAGGCGC
The DNA window shown above is from Microbacterium murale and carries:
- a CDS encoding amidohydrolase — its product is MSIDLEALYIDLHQHPELSFQETRTAGIAAGHLRDLGLEVEEGVGITGVVGLLRNGDGPTIWARADMDALPVEEQTGLAYASTATGVDPAGHTVPVMHACGHDMHVTAMIGAVERLVADRAEWSGTLVVIIQPAEEYGAGARAMLDAGILDRYPKPDIVLGQHVTPFAAGIIGVRSGTQMAASDGLTVTLHGRGGHGSRPHTTVDPVVMAAATVMRLQTIASRETDPQDVAVVTVGSIHAGLKNNIIPAEATLELSLRYPNDEARATVLASVERIVRAEALASGAEREPEIRTDHTLPPTINDEDAVARVTTAFQRVLGEAAVIDPGMITGSEDVSWFARDAGAPLVFWFWGGVDPATFAAAVAGGSVAHDIPTNHSPLFAPEIHPTIEVGVTAMATAVREFLG
- a CDS encoding TetR/AcrR family transcriptional regulator; this encodes MATENSTRTRPATRQKRTDILEAAVEIFGNKGSTNGTLADVAEQVGMTHAGVLHHFGSKQKLLLEVLAYRDQADVAELDEKHIPGGPELFLHLVRTAFANELRPGIVQAYTVLSNESVTDDHPARGFFEERYTTLRREVSEAFRELCAQEGVTEPDTIAAASASILAVMDGLQLQWLLHPEIVGLGEASEFAIRAIVGAVLRQPPELETYVREV
- a CDS encoding ABC transporter substrate-binding protein: MKLSRSLIAISAIATLSIGVLAGCSPASNDGGGDSGSSAAALTIAKPDGAITTESHNPYLGDSSASKYGYAKVIFEPLALVNPTGDLATTPWLAESVEWNDDYTELTVVPRSGVNWSDGEPFTGEDIVFTFDQFLNGKLTDAQGLNYQGATVDGDKITLKFGDSKYTAQARVLHTPIVPKHIWESIEDPNTDPLTEEGLAVGTGPYALSSWTTESVTLTANDDYWGGELAVPELHYVSYGDNAALTTALASGEADWAQAFIPQIEDSYLSADEDNQFLVSPTAGAGTLFFNLQTKPFNNPALREALAWTIDREAYVDIAREGASEPVWNVTGLGTLLEDEILPEYQEENYSVDVDKAKQILTDAGYTWKSDKLIDPDGEAVSFSISVPAGWSDWNTEQALIAEELDEALGIEVKVDQPDWGGWDAARQEGTFQAIIHWLEDTGNVYGLYTSTMDPKWIVDDKAQYNFGRFDDPAVTEALNTYANASTDEDRAAASAVLQTAFAENVPAIPLGAHPLLGEFNTRNYVGWPSEDDQYASGDPTQPGIVQVLTQLESK